From the Deinococcus aetherius genome, the window GATCGCCGCGTTGAAGGTCGCCAGCGCCGCCGTGAGGGTGGGGTCGGGCTGCTTGAGGTTCAGGGTCACCGTGTTTCCCTGCGCCGTGACCGAATTGATCGAGGCGAGCGAGCCGTTCCACGCGCCGTTCTGCGGATTGCGCGCCCGGTCGAGGGACCACTTCACGTCGCCCGAGGTGAGCGGGCTGCCGTCCGCGAACCGCAGGCCGGGCCGCAGGGTCAGCGTCATCGTCTTGCCATCGGGGCTCAGCTTGTAGCTCGACGCGAGGCCGGGCCTGACCCGTTTGCCGTCCGGGGTGGGCTGGAGCAGCGTGTCGTACAGGTTGGTCAGGATCCAGATGTCGAGGTTGGCGTCGTTGAGCACCGGGTCGAGAAACAGCGAGTCCGCGTATCGGCCGTATACCATCGTCCCGCCGCGCGTCACGGCGAGCGAGGAGCCGAGGGTCAGGGCGGCACCGAGGGCGAGCGTCAGACGGGTGAATCGGTTCATGCGGGCCTCCACGGGAGAAGGACGGGGAAGAACGAACGCTGAGCGCACCCGGGGTGTGGCGCGGTGGAGGTGTAGGGTGTTATGCCAGACTGTAACGGTCGGCCCGGCAGTGGTCAAGCGTTCCTGCCGCCCGGCGGATAGACCGCTCAGCCCACCGGGGAGAACAACGGGAGAGCCACCCGGTCTGCGGCGTACCGCCCTCATTCGGCATAACACTTCCCCAACACTTTCCCGCCGCGCCCCTCCGGCTTGCGGCCCGAAGTCGAGGACGGGGGCCGTCTCCCCGCGCCCCGGCCCTCCCGCCGCTACAGTCTTCCCATGCAGGCCGTCCTCTACCGCGAGTTTCAGACCCGCCCCGAACTCGTCAGCGTCCCCGACCCCGCGCCTCCGGGGGACGGGGTGGTCGTGCGGGTCGGCGCCACCGGGGTGTGCCGCAGCGACTGGCACGGCTGGATGGGCCACGACCCCGACATTACCCTGCCCCACGTGCCGGGCCACGAACTCGCCGGGACGGTCGTGGAGGTCGGCCGACACGTCCGCGCGTGGCAGGTGGGCGACCGGGTGACCGTCCCCTTCGTCTCGGGCTGCGGGCGTTGCCCGGAGTGCCGCTCCGGCAACCAGCAGGTCTGCGAGCGCCAGTTCCAGCCCGGCTTCACCCACTGGGGCTCGTTCGCCGAGTACGTCGCGCTGCACCACGCCGAGGGGAACCTCGTGCGGCTGCCCGACACGCTGGACTTCGTGACGGCGGCGAGCCTGGGGTGCCGCTTCGCCACGTCCTTCCGGGCGCTCGCCTTGCAGGGCCGGGTGCGCGGCGGGGAATGGGTCGCCGTCCACGGCTGCGGCGGGGTGGGCTTATCGGCCGTCATGATCGCGGTGGCCCTCGGGGCCGGGGTGATCGCCGTGGACATTGACGACGGGAAACTGCGCCTCGCCCGGGACCTCGGCGCCACCCTGACGGTCAACGGCCGGGAGACGCCCGACGTGGCCGGGGCCGTCCGCGACCTCACCGGCGGCGGGGCCCACGTCTCGCTCGACGCGCTGGGGCACCCCGAGACCTGCGCCAACTCGGTCGCCAGCCTGCGGACGCGCGGCAGACACGTCCAGGTCGGCCTGCTCCTGGCCGGTCAGCGCCACCCGCCGATCCCGATGGACCGGGTGGTCGCCCGCGAACTGGAAATCTACGGCAGCCACGGGATGGCGGCCCACACCTATCCCGGGATGCTGGGCATGATCGAGCGCGGCGTCCTGAAACCGGAGCGCCTCGTCGGGCGGCGGATCGGCCTGGAGGACGCGGCGGACGCCCTCGTGGAGATGGACCGTTTTCCCGGGCCGGGCGTGACCGTGGTGGACCGCCTGGGCACGCGGGGCGCCGGGGCCACGGGCGTTCCCGGGAGGTAGGCCGACCCTCCACACCCGCAAGAGGGGCGGAAGTGGGGGCGGGCGGCGAGGAGGCCCCACAATAGGGGACATGCTGGATTTGACGGGCAAGGTCATTCTCGTGACGGGCGGCTCACGCGGCATCGGCGCCGCGACGGTTCGCACGCTGGCAGCGGCCGGGGCGCAGGTCATCGTGCACTACGGCCAGAGTGGGGGAGAGGCCGAGGCCATCGTGCGAGACCTCGGGGAGGACAAGGCACTCGCCCTCGGCGCCGACCTTTCCCGACCCGGGGTCGCGGTGGACCTGTTCCGGGAGGCTATCTCCTGGCGGGGCCGCATCGACGTGCTCGTGAACAACGCGGGCGTCGCCCCGAGCGTGACGGTGGACGAGCCTCTCGGCGAGTGGGCCGAGACCTGGGCGCGGACCTTGCAGGTCAACCTGATCGCCGTCGCCGACCTGTGCCGCGAGGCGATCCTGCACTTTCGCGGGCGGGGGGGCGGGATCATCGTCAACGTGGCGAGCCGGGCGGCCTTTCGCGGGGACAACCCCGACGCGATGCACTACGCGGCGTCGAAGGGGGGCGTGATCGCGCTGACCCGTTCCATCGCGCGGGGGTACGCCCGCGAGAACATCCTCGCCTACGCCGTCGCTCCTGGGTGGGTGCGCACCGACATGGCGGCGGGGTATGTGCGCGAGCACGCGGCGGACATCGCGCGGGAGATTCCGCTGGGGGACGTGGCTCCCCCGGAGGAGGTCGCCAACACGGTGGCCTTTCTGGCCTCGGGGCTGGCGCGGCACATGACGGGGGCGACCCTCGACATCAACGGCGCCTCCTACGTCCGCTAGACGCCCCGCCCCGGGTCGGCGGCGCGTCCGGGACACACCTCACCCGGGCCGGGCCCGGTACAGTGGGGTGATGTCGCCCGTTTCTCCCCGCCTGCCTCTCAGGAGCGGTTCGTGAATCCCGCGATCTCCACCGCCCCGCCGCCCTTCCAGCCGACCATCGACGCCCTGAGCGCCCACGTCGCGGTGGTGGACTCGGGCGGGTGGATCGTCGCCGTCAACCGGGCGTGGCGGCAGTTTTGCGAGGACAACGGCGGGGCGGCGGGGAGCTGCGGCGTGGGCAGCAACTACCTGGCGGTGTGCGGGGGGGAGGGGGGCGGCGAGGGCGAGGCCTGCGCGATGACGCTGGGGCTGCTCGCCGTCCTGCGCGGCGAGGTGCCGGAGTTCGTGCTGGCCTATCCATGCCACTCGCCCCGGGAGCAGCGCTGGTTTCGCGCCCGGGTGACGCCCGTGCGGGCGGAGGGGGGCCACGTCACCCACGCGGTCGTCGCCCACGAGAACATCACCGAGCGCGAGCTGGGGCTGCTCGCCCTCCAGGAGAGCGAGGCCCGCTTCCGGGCGCTGGCCGACGTGACGCCCATCGGCATGGCGGTGGGCACGCTGGACGGCGAGCTGGAGTACGTGAACGAGGCCTTCTTGCGGCTCGTCGGCGTGGAGCGCGCGGCCTACGCGGGGGGGAGGATCAACTGGCTCGACCTCACGCCCCCCGAGTGGCGGCACACTGACCGGCTCGCGGCGGCGCAGGTGGCCGAGCGCGGGGTGTCGCGGCCCTACGAGAAGGAGTACCGCCGCCCCGACGGCACCCGCGTTCCGGTGCTCCTCGCCCTGGCGGGCTACGGGGTGGGGGGGCGCGAGCGGCTGTGCGGGTACATGCTCGACCTGACCGACCGCAAGCGCGCCGAGGCCGAGCTGCGTGACCTCAACACCCGCCTGGAGGCCCTGGTGGAGCAGCGCACGGGCGAGCTGATGGACCTCAACCTCGAACTCCAGGCGTACGCGGAGGCGGTGACCCGGCAGTTGCGGGCGCCCGTCGCCCGGGTGCTCAACTTCGCCCGGCTGCTGCGGGCCGGGCTCGACGCCTCGCTGGGGGAGCGTCAGCGCCTGCACTTCGGGCACCTCCACAGCGAGGCCGAGCGCGTCGCGGGCCTGCTGGAGGACCTGCGCGAGTTCACCGCCCGCCCCGCGCCGCCCCCCCACGGGGAGGTCCCGCTGGCCGTGCTCGTGGCCCAGGTCAGAAGCGACCTGTTGCCGCTCACGCGCGGACGGCGGGTCGAGTGGCGGGTGGGCGAGCTGCCCACCGTGCGGGGCGACCCCCTGCGGCTGAGGCAGGCCGTCACGCACCTCCTGACCAACGCCCTGAAGTTCACTCGCGGACGCGAGCAGGCGCTGATCGAGGTCGGGGCGCGGCGGGAGGCGGGCGAGTGGGTGGTCCTCGTGCGCGACAACGGGGTGGGCTTCGATTCGGCGCACGCGGGCGAACTCTTCCGGGTCTTCGCCCGGCTCCACCCCGAGATGGAGGGCACCGGCGTGGGGCTGGCGAACGTCCGCCGGGTGATCCAGCAGCACGGCGGCCGGGTGGGGGCGCACGCCGAACCCGGGGCGGGGGCAACGTTCTGGGTGACCTTTCCATGCGCCCCCGGGGAGGGAGCGCCGTAGGGCGAGCCGCTGACGGTCGGGTCGCTCGAGTGGGCTCAGGCGCCGGGCCCCTTCCCCGACTGGCCGCCGTCCGGCCGCCCTGGTCGCGCGGCCCCCATCCTTTTCCGCCCCTCAGTTTTTCGGCAGGCGAATCTCCAGGAACATGTTCGGCTGGAGTGCCTGGTAGTCGCGGGTAAAGCCGCCCGTGTAGCTCATGCCCCACGGGTAGGTCTCCATCCCAGGGATACGCCGCCGGAGTTCGATGGGTCGCCCGTTCATGGTGCCCGTGACCTTGTAGGTCCCCCACATCACGTTCGCCGCGACCCAGCCCGAGCCGCTCATGACGAGCTTCGTCTGCCGCACCTTGCCGGTGGAGCCGTCCGCGAGCTTGCCGACGGGCGTGAGGGTCAGGATCACCTGCGCGGGGTCAATGTCGAAGTTGCCCGCCTCCCGCTCGACGAACACGCAGGCGAGGTTGCCGTAGGGATCGGCCTGCGAGAGGGGCTTGGGTTTGAAGGTGAAGTTGCGCACGCCGCCCACGCCGCCGGGCACGGTCTCCGGGGTCTGGGGCACGAGGGCGACACTGGCCGAGTAGCCGTCGTACCTGATGGACAGGCTGGCGGTGACGTTGAAGGTGACGGGCGCGTTGCGAACGTCGATCCTGTACCGCCCCTGCGCGTCGGTGCGGGTGATGAGGTTGCTGTTGTACCCGAGCGTGTTGTCCGCGACGACCTCGACGCCGGGCAGCGGCACGCCCTGCTCGTTCACGACCGTTCCCGTGATGAAGCCTCGCTGCGCGGTCGCGGCGCTGGACGCCCCAGGGGTCGTGTTGGAGTTGGACTGGGCCTGCGCGCTGGTGCCCGGCGCGGTGGCCGTCCTCTTCACCTCCACGAGTTCGAGCTTCACGTTCCCCGTGCCGACCCTGACAAGGGGCGCTTCCTTTTCCGCCAGCAGATTGCGGTCCACCCAGTCGCCCACGCTCACGTCCTCGTCCCCGTCGTTGTCCTGCACGGCGTAGATGGCGTAGGGCACGTCGTCGAGGTCCCTGATGGTGAAGTCCGCCCTGGCCTTCTTGCTGTCGATCACGGCGCCCTTCACGTCGTCCGAGTCGCAGTCTCCCTTCGGGCAGGCGATGATCACCGTGTCCTTGAGGGAGTGCCCGCCCGCCGCCGTGACCGTGCCGCTGATGGTGCGGGGGGCGGACGCCAGGGCCTGGCCTGCCAGGGAGAGGGTGAGGCCCAGCAGGGCGGTCAGGGTCTTGAGGGTTCGGTTCATGGGGTCCTCCGTTGCCTTCCGGCGTCCTGGGGACGTACAGGGGGCCGAATGGCTGGCGAGTGTCGTGGTGGGAACCGGCTGACGCAGGAGCGAAGTTCTGGAGGGAGACCGGGAGGCCATGCACTTCGCCCCCCGTGACTGAGGGCGCTGCAAGCGGGCCCGGATGACCGGCGGGCGTGGGCACAGGAGCTCCTGTGCCCACGCCCGCCGTGCAAACCTTCCCGCGCCCACGGCCTCCGTGGGGATCAGGGCTGCGGGGCGAGCTGGAGGTTGAAGTCGGTCATGACGCCGTACTTCGGCTCCTTGCGGAACATCAGGGTGGTCGAGGGCGCGAAGGTGTCCTCGTCCTGGCGCATCACCAGCATGTTCCGGGGAGCGCCGCCCTCGGGCAGGTAGCGGGCCGTGACGGTGTACCGGCCAATCGGCACGTCCGCGACCGTATTGCCGTCCACGAAGCGCTTCAGGGTCTCGCCCGTGCTGCCGTCCAGCAGCGGCCCGTCCGGGGTGAGGGTGAGTTCCACGTACCTGTTCTTGAAGTCGCCGTTCTTGTAGTTGCCGTACACCCACACGGTTCCGCCGTAGTATCCGCCGCCGGGCTTCTCGCCCGAGGTCTTCACAGTGAAGTTGCGGATGGCGCCCGCGTCGGTGGCAAACGACGCGGTATTGTCCACCTCCATACCCAGCTCGTAGGCGTCCCCGTTGTACACCGTCTTGAACGCGCCGCCCGCCTGCCAGGTGCCGAGCTGGTCGCGCGGCAGCGAGAGGCTGTAGCGGCCCTGTGCGTCGGTCCGGCCCAGGACGTTCATGTTGTCGTACAGCGTGTTGTCGGCCCACACTTCCACCCCGGCGAGCGGCTCCCCGGAGGCGTTTCTCACGACGCCTTTCATGGTGTACGGCGTGGGCTGGCTGGGATCGGTCGTGCCGGGATCGCTGGGCGGGTTCACAACGGGTGGCTCGGTGACCGGGCCCGTTGCGGTGGTTTCGCCGCAGGCGGCAAGCGTGGTGGCGAGGAGCAGGGCACTGACGATTCTGGCTGCATTCATGGTGTTCCTCCGGTCGTCCGCCCCTTGGGCGAACCTGGCCGGAAGGTACGGAGCCGGGGATGGCTGCGGAATGTTGAGAGCTGCTCCTGGGTGCCCGGCGGGCTCGGGTGTCCCAGCCCCAGGACGATGGAACACAGCGCCCACACGCCCTTCGGCACCCGCCGTGCCTGGAGCCGTGCGGCGGCAGTCACGCGGTGTCAGGAACGTTCGTCAACCTCTCTGGCCTCGTCCGCCTTGCCGCGCACGCCCTCATCGTCACCAGCAGCTGAGGATGAGCGCCCCTCGCTCCGTTGGCGCACAGCAGGGCGGGCGTTGTGTTGTGTACGTGGGATGCACTCCGTTACCCCATACGGCGCGGCTCGTGCAAGACTTCCGCCCGGGTGCCGTGGTCGTGCAGGCCGCCGCTGGACGGTGAAACGTCGAATGTCGTTCGACCCGGTGGGTGTGGCGTCCGGGAACGTCTGGAACGAGGAGCAGGGGCCGTAGGGGCGGGATGGTCCGGGTTCCGCCGACCTTCTGGCCCGTGCCCCGGGCCCGCTTCAGGTGGGCTGGGTCTTTCTGCCGTGCCTCCCGGCAGAGGCCCACGCGACATTCGCCAGCCATTCCGTGCCCCGTACCTTCCGGCCATGCTCGACGAGCGAAGGAGGCAGGACATGAAGGCCCACGCCACAACCCATCCCCGCATCATCCAGATTCTCGGTTCCACGATCACCCTGCACCACACGAGCGCGGACACGAACGGCGAGTGGTCCCTGCTGGAGTACGACTGCCCGGCGCAGTTCACCGGTCCACCCCCCCACATCCACGACACCTTCGAGGAGGTCTTCCACGTCCTCTCGGGCCGCCTCACGTTCACGCTCGGCGGCGAGACCACCGTGGCGGGCGCGGGTGAGACCGTTCGGGTCCCCAGGGGCGTTCCCCACACGTTCTCCAATCCCGAGGCCGAGCGGGCCCGCTTCCTCATCCTGAACACCCCGGGCGGCTTCGAGCGCTACTTCATGGAACTCGCGCCCATCGTCGCTGCCTCGCCCGTCTGGCCTCCCGAGGACCGCTCGGTGCTCGCTGGACTCGCCCACTTCGACCAGCGCCCGGCTTGAAGGTCACCTGTGAAGCCAGCCCTCCCGCCTTTTCCTGACGCCGAAGAGTTCACGCCTCCCGGGGAGACCACCATGAACCAAGCCCAGCTCGTGCCCGCCCGCCTCGCCCTCACCGTGCTCGTTTCGACCGTGGCCGTTCTGGGAGCCGCGGGTGTCTACCAGGCCTCCGCGCAGTCCTCGTCCCTTCCCCCTGCTGTGGTGGGAACGTGGAACGCCACCTTCAACGACAACGGTCAGCTTAACCCCGTGCTGCTCACCTTCCACGCCGACCGCACCCTGCTGATGTCGGGGGTGAATGGCGAGGGCTCGTCGCTCACCCTGGGGGGCTGGAGCGCGTCGCCGGACGGCGGGGTGGCCTTCGAGGCCCGCGTCCTCGGCGCCGAGAAGGGCAAGTACATGGGGTTGATTCGTCTGCGCGGCAACCTCAATGTCCACGGCGCGGCCCTGACGGGCACGATGGGCGGAGAGGCGGTCACGCCGGACGGCAAGGTCCTGTTCTCCTGGAAGGGAGAAACGATCAAAGCCCTGCGTGTGGCGCCGCCCGCCGCCGAATAACCCCCCGGAGACCGGACCCTGACTGGGAAGCGTCCCGACGCCTGGGCTGGTCTCCGATGATCGACCTGCGCGTCCACCGCCGTCCCACGACTCGCGCCCTTGAGGAAAAGCTATGCACAAGAAAATGATCGGCCTTTGGCTGCTGTCCGCTGCCCTCGTCGCCTGCAACACGCCCTCGGGCGGCAATCCCCTCCCCAATCCCCCCGCCCCCGCCCCGACCTTCCCCGCTGGCACCCCAACCGGCGAGGCCACGCGAACGACCGTCGGGCCCGAGGGCGGCACCGTCACCTCGGCGGACGGCAGGCTCAAGGTCAGCATCCCCGCCGGGGCGCTCTCGTCCCCCACCGAGATCACGGTGCAGCCCATCACGAGCACGGCCCCGAACGGTAAGGGGAGTGCGTACCGCCTGGGACCCGAGGGGACGACCTTCAAGCAACCCGTAGGACTCTCCTTCCAGTACGACGAGGCGCAGGAGAGCAGCGCCAGCGCCCTCGTCGTCGCCACGCAGGACCGTCAGGGGACGTGGCAGGCGAAGCTGGGCACCGCGCAGGACCGAGGGGCGAACACCCTCACCGTCTCCACGACCCACTTCAGCGACTGGACTTGGGCGGAGGCCTACCAGCTCGACCCGGGGCAGGCGACCGTCAAGCTAGGGCAGACCGTGAAGCTCACCCTGGTGCGCTGCGTCGCGGATGAGACCACCGGGGAGGGGGATGACCTCATCGCTCCCCTGACCAGGACGTGCGCGCCGTACACCCTGACGCCCTTCACCCGCAACTGGGCGGTGAACGGCACGGCGGGCGGGAGCGCGGCGGTGGGGACGGTGAGCAAGGATGAGGGGGACGTGTCCAGCGGGACGTACCGGGCGCCTGCGAGCAAGCCGAGCGTGAACCCCGTGGCGGTGAGCGTGGACCTCGTGCGCAACGAGACGGGCAAGAACACGTTGCGCCTGATCTCCTCCGTCCAGGTCATCGACGGTCTGGGGCCGTGCCGGGAAGTGGTGACGGGAATCTACACCTGCAAATATCAGCTCACGAAGGTGAACGGCAACAGCCTGCCATTCAACCTGCCGAAGCAGAGCCCGAATCAGGGCGACGCGCGGGACCGCCTCACCGGGGGCTACCTGCAAATCAGCGGCACAGAGGAGAACCTGCTGATCGGCGCGGCCTCGTACGAGATTCGCTACGAGTTCGACAGCAAGCCTGCGGGCACCGACCGCGAAACGCACCGCGTGCTGAACGACGTGGGCGACTCCCTCACGAACCTCCAGGGCACCGCCACCACCTTCAAGTCCATCTCGGGGGAGACGTACAAGGGCCTGATCCAGGCGGACAAGGCCAGCGCCGATAACTTTCCAATGAACACACCCGTCTTCTCCGCCCCCGTGAAGCTCGAATTCGCGCCCTGAACGAGTTCGGCGGAGGCCATCGGAGGGCGACTGCACGAGAGGTGGTCGCCCTTTGGCAACCCTCACAGACAAGCAGGAAGAGAGAGAAGGCTGGATGAACCACGAACGCCCCTTGCTTCTGAAGGGGTGTTCGCGTTCGTTCCTCACGGGTGGGTGCGGCGCCAGTCGGCGACCAAACGCAGAGACAACTCGTCGACGACGTTCTGAAGATTCTTCAGCGCGCTCCGGGAGTCAGCAATACCTATAGCCCCACTCTCCCAGACGACCCCAGCGGGTGACAGCCCTAACCTGCTCACGTTGAACGGGGTAAAGCTCCTCATCGCTGGGGGAGACCCCTGACAGGCTCCGTCCCTCCCGCTCCCTCCAGTCGTCCCCTGCTACCATCCAGGGAACGATGAACAACACGCCAACATGGCGCCTGTTCGTGCTCGGCGGGCCCCGACTCGTGGCACCGGACGGTCGGGAGACGCGGCCTGAGGGCAAGTCGCTCGCCCTCCTGGCGTACCTCGCCCTGGAGGGTCAGGCGCCCAGGTCACGCCTCGCCGGGTTGCTGTGGCCGGAACGCACCGAGACGGCGGCCAGGAACAACCTCGTCCAGCTCCTGCGCCGGATGCGCGCCGCGCACGGTGGGGCCCTCATCGTGGGTCAGGAGACGCTCTCCCTCGCACCCGGGGTTGGGGTGGACGTGTGGGACGTACTGAGGGGCACTCCCGGAGGAGCCGAGCTGCCGAGTGCTCCGCTGCTGGAGGGCGTTCGCTTTGGCGACCACCTCGACCTCGCCGACTGGCTGATCGTGCAGCGGGACCGGATCGACACGCGGCGGGCCCGGGAGACGGCACGCGCGGCGGACCGAGCCGAAGAGGCCGGGGACCTGGCGGGCGCCACCCGGCTCGCCCGGCGGGCCCTCGCCCTCGACCCCCAGTCCGAGGAGACGCACCGGCGGCTGATGCGCCTGCTGTACCTCGCGGGCCAGTCCGCCGAGGCGCTGGGAGTGTACGCGGGGTTGCGGGAGCGGCTGCGGGACGAGTTGCGCACCGAGCCCATGCCCGAAACCCGTGACCTCGCGGCGCTCATCGAACGGGGCGGCGCGTTGCCCCCGGCCCGGCCCGTGGTTCCGGTGTCCCTGGCCGCCCTGCATCCCCCCGTCCTCGCGGGCCGCGAACGCGAACTCGCCCGGATGGGGGAGGCCTGGGAGCGGGGGCAATTCATCATCGTGGCCGGGGCGCCGGGCATGGGCAAGTCGCGCCTCGCCGCCGACTTCGCGGCGAGCAGGGGGCGGGTGCTGTGGGTCGAGGCCCGCCCGGGGGATACCCTGGTCCCCTACACCACCACCATTCGCAGCCTGCGCCGGGCGCTGAGCCTGTCGGGTGCCGAGCTGCCCCTCGACCTGCGGCGGGCGGTGAGTTTCCTCCTCCCCGAACTCGCGCCCCCGGGGGAGGCACCCGCCACGACCACGGACGCGGGGCTGCACACCGCCCTCCAACACGCCTTCGGGCTCTGCCTCACCGGCGTGGACGTGTGCGTGTTCGACGACATGCAGTTCGCCGACGACGCGAGCGTCGAGGTCGGCTTCGACATGATCGGCGCCGTCTTTCCGATGGGCCAGCCGGGCGGACTCCCGCACTTCATCGCCGTGCACCGGGAGAACGAGCTGCCCCCGTACACATATGGGATTTTCGAGCGGCTGGTCGGGGCCGGGCAGGCCGAATGGCTGCGCCTCCCGCCGCTGAGCGAATCGGCCACCCGCGACCTGCTCGCCAGCCTGAGCGTCGCGCCCCAGGAGGTGGAGGGCCTCGCCCGCGCCTCGGGCGGACATCCCCTCTTCGTGCTGGAGGGGGTCAAGGCGCTCGCCAGCGGCGGCGAGTTCGGCCGCTCCGGCACCGTGCCGCCGAGGCTCGGTCAACTGATCGGCGACCGCCTCTCCCGGCTCCCGAAGATGGCCCTGCATGTCGCCCGCGCGTGCGCGGTCCTGGGGCGCGACTTTACCCCCGACCTCGTGGCGGGCCTGCTCTCGGCCCCGCTGCTCGACGTGGTGGGCGCGTGGGACGAATTGGAGGCGGCGCAGATCCTCGCGGGCGAGCGGTTTCACCATGACCTCGTGGCGGAGGCGGTGCTGGAGGGGATTCCGCCCTCGGTGCGGCGGCTGCTCCACCGCGCCGCCGCCCGTGCCCTGGAGGGCGAGAACGCCCCGCCCGCCCGGGTGGCCTGGCACTGGCGGCAGGGTGAGCAGGACCTGGAGGCCGCCCCGTGGCTCCTGCGGGCGGGCGAGGCGGCCCAGGCCTCCCTGCGCCTGCGCGAGGCGGCGGCCCACTTCGGGGAGGCGGCCCGCCTCTTGGAGGCGCAGGGCGACGGGCGCGCCTTCGGGGCGTGGCGACGCCGGGCGGAGGTCCTGAGCCTGGGCGACAACCTGGAAGCCCGGCAGTCGGCGGTGAACGACGTGCTGGAGCGGGCGGGCACCCCCACCGAGACCGCGCAGGGCTGGCTGCTCCAGGCGGGCCTCTTCTCCGCGCGGAACGAGGGCGTGCGGGCGGAGGGCGCGGTACGGCGCGGCCTCGCCGCCCTGGAGGGGCAGGACGAGCCGGAGTTGCGCGCGAATCTGCTCGGCGACCTCGGCGCGGCGCTGTGGGCGCAGGGTCGCCTGCCCGGGGCCGAGGCCGCCCTGCGCGAGGCGGTGGCGGTGCTGGAGCCCCTCGGCCCCTCCGTCGCCCTCGCCGCCAGCGGGCTGAGCAACCTCGCCGTCGTCCTCGACCACGGGGACCGCCACCGCGAGGCGGAGGGGCTGCACCGCCGGGCGGCGGGGATGCTGGAGGCGCTGGGCGACCGGGGCCACCTCGCGGTGATCCTGCGCAACCTTTCGGTCTGCCTGAGCGACCTCGGGGAGGTGAGGGCAGGTCTGGAGGCGCTGAAACGCTCCACAGCCCTGCACGAGGAAGGCACCCACGACGCCTCGGCCACGAGCCACCTCCTCCTCGGCCTCGCCCACGCGGACCTCGGGGAGTACAGGGCGGCGGTACGGCACTTCGAGCAGGTCCTCACGGGGGAACTCGATCCCAGCGGCTGGCTGCACGACTACGCGCGCGGCTGCCTCGGCGAGGTGCTGGTGTTCCTCGGGGACTTTGAGCGAGCCGGGGAATTGCTGACGCGGGCGCGGGCGGCCACCCTGCCCGGCCCCTACGCGGTCCGGGTCCACCTCGCCCTCGCCCGGCTGGCCTTCGGGCGCGGGGAGGACGATCAAGCAGCCCTCGAACAGGCTGAGACGCTGCTCGGT encodes:
- a CDS encoding ATP-binding protein, which translates into the protein MNNTPTWRLFVLGGPRLVAPDGRETRPEGKSLALLAYLALEGQAPRSRLAGLLWPERTETAARNNLVQLLRRMRAAHGGALIVGQETLSLAPGVGVDVWDVLRGTPGGAELPSAPLLEGVRFGDHLDLADWLIVQRDRIDTRRARETARAADRAEEAGDLAGATRLARRALALDPQSEETHRRLMRLLYLAGQSAEALGVYAGLRERLRDELRTEPMPETRDLAALIERGGALPPARPVVPVSLAALHPPVLAGRERELARMGEAWERGQFIIVAGAPGMGKSRLAADFAASRGRVLWVEARPGDTLVPYTTTIRSLRRALSLSGAELPLDLRRAVSFLLPELAPPGEAPATTTDAGLHTALQHAFGLCLTGVDVCVFDDMQFADDASVEVGFDMIGAVFPMGQPGGLPHFIAVHRENELPPYTYGIFERLVGAGQAEWLRLPPLSESATRDLLASLSVAPQEVEGLARASGGHPLFVLEGVKALASGGEFGRSGTVPPRLGQLIGDRLSRLPKMALHVARACAVLGRDFTPDLVAGLLSAPLLDVVGAWDELEAAQILAGERFHHDLVAEAVLEGIPPSVRRLLHRAAARALEGENAPPARVAWHWRQGEQDLEAAPWLLRAGEAAQASLRLREAAAHFGEAARLLEAQGDGRAFGAWRRRAEVLSLGDNLEARQSAVNDVLERAGTPTETAQGWLLQAGLFSARNEGVRAEGAVRRGLAALEGQDEPELRANLLGDLGAALWAQGRLPGAEAALREAVAVLEPLGPSVALAASGLSNLAVVLDHGDRHREAEGLHRRAAGMLEALGDRGHLAVILRNLSVCLSDLGEVRAGLEALKRSTALHEEGTHDASATSHLLLGLAHADLGEYRAAVRHFEQVLTGELDPSGWLHDYARGCLGEVLVFLGDFERAGELLTRARAATLPGPYAVRVHLALARLAFGRGEDDQAALEQAETLLGEAPRPLALGRVRLVQALWADPEAACRAARGALDLARRHDLGGLELSAHTRLAAALLRAGQVREALDQAAQAAHLLNTFEPADLSRGGVLLTLFEAQQGAGDPTAEATLRRAEAWLDCTARKHVPHELRDAFLAHNPVARGILVARERFFTT